From the genome of Desulfurobacteriaceae bacterium:
GTTGATATGCAAGGTTTTCTTTCATCTTACTCCTCCGCTGTTGGTCTCAGCGGAGGAGCTACCACTTCTTGAACTCCACCCAACTAAGGTATAATTTCATTAACGGTTTTAAGGTCGAACACCATATTCATTTTTGCAATCCCTTTCAGTTAGGTGGAGGAGTTGGCGGCTCCTCCGCTTCCAAATTCATTTTACCACTTCAAAGCAAGATGGTTTCTGAAGACTTTTTTCGTTGAAAAAGTATTTTTCTTATTTTTTCCAAAGTATTTTCTCTAAGGAAATCAATAGTTTCCTCAAAAAATTACTCTCTGTTTAAACGGGTGTTTTGTGAGAAAATTTACAAGTTTGTTCTTGGGTTTGCATATATAAGCAATGTAGATAATAATCGTAAAGTCTTGGTTGAGTTTACCTGCTAGGATATGAAATCATCAATAATTAAAATACCAAACGTTTTCGACGCATGAAACAGGCTTATAACATGTGAAAGCTTCAAGGATTATGAGGGAAACTATAGGTTCTACATTGGTACGACCCCCTAAACCACTGGACAACTAAAGCGAGAGATTAAACAATCTCATAAAGGAGGCTAATCTGGAATATATGAGCTCTCCTAGAAGGTAAGAGGGATTGTCTAATGTTCGCTGATAATCGTACAATTTTTAGGGGGCAAAACTACTTCTTGGTGGAGAGGAATAATGAGAAAAGTTATCATTTGGGCAGGGGGTATTGTTCTGCTTCTTGTTGCATTCACGTTAGTTAGCAGATTTGTGGAAGAGAAAGAAAGAAATTATGTGCAGACTCAGAAGCCGAGAGAGAACCACAAACTCTCAATTTCCCAGCCTACAAAGCAGGGAAGTAAGTTAACCTCAAAATCAATTGCTGAATTTGTGCAGCCAAGGCCATCAAGAGAAGAAAAACAACCTATGCAGAAAAATGAAGAAAACGAAGGAAACAATTTGCAGTTACGTATAAACAAGTTGCAGAGTCAAATGGAAAAAGTGGGTTTCTCTTTCGTGGATACTTCAGAGACCGGAAAGATTTTTAAGTCTATAAAAGACCATAGTGGAAAAATAATCTTTGAAAATGGAGAATTAACGGTTTATCTTTTTGCTCCTGCTGATAAAGCAATTTCAAAAGATAAGCTTGAGAAGATAGTTTTTGATATTAGAAGAAAAACCAAAAGTAGTAATGTTATAGTCCTTTCTGAGGATGGTTTGTTCAAGGTTGTCACAGTTTATAGTCCTGATCTTTCTAAATCTCTAACACCTGACCAAATTGTTAAATTATTCCGTCCTGAAAATTTAGTAGCTTTTTCTTCCTCAAGGAAGATAAGGTTTTATTTTGACAAAACAGAAGTTATAACGGAGGATAAACCTAATATTAATAAGTTACTTTCAGACTTGGAATTTGCGGTTAGAAAAAGTGGTGCAAAGGTGAGTAAGATCATAGTTGAAGGACATACTGACAGTTTAGGTTCTGAGGAATACAATTTAGCTTTATCTCTTAGAAGGGCTCAGATTTTAAATGATGAATTAAGAAAAAGATTTAAGGATGTTCTTATAGTGAATATAGGGAAGGGTGAAAAGTTTCCAATAGATACCAATGATACTCCGGAAGGAAGGAAGAATAACCGGAGGATTGGTGTATCCCTTGAGTTTTCTCTATAAGTGGTTTATTGCTTTATGTCTCGTTTTTTCATTTTTCCTGAATGCAGAGGTTTTGTATTCTCAAGAGTTGACAAATTTAAGTTTAGTCAGAGTTCTTAATGATGACATTTTTGTCTTTCTTCCGCAGAGTATATCTCAAAACTTTGATGTTGAATGGTATGGAAAATTTATAACAATAGATGGAAGAAACCTAGTTCACGGCAAGGGCAGGCTTGTTTTTATAAGAAAAGATGATGGTTACAGAAGTGTCCCTTACAATGTAAGAGCAGAAGAAGGTTATATTGTTGACGATTTAGTTCTAAAGCCTAATCAGTTTTACAGATGTTTAGATGAGAACTGTGTCTTAAAAAGTTTGAAGATAGTTTTCCGTTATGTTCAAGAGGAAAAAACCATAGAAGAAGTTGCTACTTTTAATGGTGAGGTAGGTATATATGAGGATGTTCTAGTTCCCAAATTGGGAAAACTTGAATCAAGAAATTTTATCTACGAGGGAGAATTTAATAAAGGAGAGATTACCGGTTTTGGTAAATTTTGCTTTAAAAGTAAAGGTGTGTTCAGTTGCGATAATGCTTTGATTGTCCAAGAGGGTTTTTGGGAAAAAGGTGGATTTTTAGAAGGATATTTAAAAACTGCTTATTCGGATGGTGCTGTTTACGAAGGATGGAGCATTAACGGAATTCCAGATGGCTGGGGTAGGGTTTTATGGAGCGATGGAAGTAGATATGTTGGAGAATTCTTAGAAGGAAAAAAACACGGAAGAGGTTTTTACTTTTTCTCCGATGGTAGTTGGTATAGAGGAGAATATAAAAATGACCTAAAGGATGGGGAAGGTGAACTTTATATCAAGCCTTTAGCTGTTCATTATGTAGGACAATTTAAAGCTGGAAAGATTCACGGATGGGGCGAATTATACATCGGTAATGAATTTGTTTATATAGGTTCTTTTGAAAATAACTTACCTCATGGTAGCGGTTACTTGATTGACAAATCAGGTAACACTTACGAAGTCATTGTTAATAATGGAAATATCTTATTTGTTAACTCTACATCCCAAAAACTTTCGCTTTATCAGCTTTTCTCTTCTGAAGCATGGGCTTTTGGTATTCCTTCTTTGTCAGATGCTGTTAACTTCTTTTCAAAAAAAGTTCAAGAAGTCGCTGATTGGGTAGAGAAAAATAAAACTCACATAATTAATGCTACCAAAGGATGTATTGCTGGAGGGATTGGAGGAGCTATTTCTGGGGCTGCTGGAGGAGCTGTTGCTGGAGCTGTGGTAGGAAATGTCGTTGCAGGAGCAGCTGTAGGAGCTGCATGGGGAGTACTAAGCGGATGTTTAGATCAGGCTACTAAAGCTTTTGAAAAGAGTCTTTCGGATGAAGATTACACACTTGAAGATGCTTTTCAGTCCTTTGAGGATGAAGCCTTTAGTGCAGAGAATTTCGTTATGGGAGCAGTGGGAGGAGCTGGACGTGCTTTGAAGACTTTAAATTCTGCATCAAAGGCAGGGAAGATCCTAAAAAAGGGGAGCAAAATCTTACAAGTTGGGGAAAAAATTGCTGAAGTTCGCATTATAGAAAAAGCTGGCAAACCATTAATGCATCCAAGTGTAAGGCAGGCTATTTCTAAATTGTCGCAGCAAGCAGAAAGGGCTGTTAAAAAGG
Proteins encoded in this window:
- a CDS encoding OmpA family protein, which translates into the protein MEEKERNYVQTQKPRENHKLSISQPTKQGSKLTSKSIAEFVQPRPSREEKQPMQKNEENEGNNLQLRINKLQSQMEKVGFSFVDTSETGKIFKSIKDHSGKIIFENGELTVYLFAPADKAISKDKLEKIVFDIRRKTKSSNVIVLSEDGLFKVVTVYSPDLSKSLTPDQIVKLFRPENLVAFSSSRKIRFYFDKTEVITEDKPNINKLLSDLEFAVRKSGAKVSKIIVEGHTDSLGSEEYNLALSLRRAQILNDELRKRFKDVLIVNIGKGEKFPIDTNDTPEGRKNNRRIGVSLEFSL
- a CDS encoding endonuclease/exonuclease/phosphatase family protein produces the protein MILRKEGRITGGLVYPLSFLYKWFIALCLVFSFFLNAEVLYSQELTNLSLVRVLNDDIFVFLPQSISQNFDVEWYGKFITIDGRNLVHGKGRLVFIRKDDGYRSVPYNVRAEEGYIVDDLVLKPNQFYRCLDENCVLKSLKIVFRYVQEEKTIEEVATFNGEVGIYEDVLVPKLGKLESRNFIYEGEFNKGEITGFGKFCFKSKGVFSCDNALIVQEGFWEKGGFLEGYLKTAYSDGAVYEGWSINGIPDGWGRVLWSDGSRYVGEFLEGKKHGRGFYFFSDGSWYRGEYKNDLKDGEGELYIKPLAVHYVGQFKAGKIHGWGELYIGNEFVYIGSFENNLPHGSGYLIDKSGNTYEVIVNNGNILFVNSTSQKLSLYQLFSSEAWAFGIPSLSDAVNFFSKKVQEVADWVEKNKTHIINATKGCIAGGIGGAISGAAGGAVAGAVVGNVVAGAAVGAAWGVLSGCLDQATKAFEKSLSDEDYTLEDAFQSFEDEAFSAENFVMGAVGGAGRALKTLNSASKAGKILKKGSKILQVGEKIAEVRIIEKAGKPLMHPSVRQAISKLSQQAERAVKKVYSFLCKRKFIKRFCREGEPFPKNLTLFSWNLGNFSPKGRKEKDKRLIYDFLENRNEDIILLQEVIKARDKSWNGFWKKLARKTKRELKVSKPRDRGETFVFLAKKSKFSSVQLIDKEVLSTLPLISLGRKPAVVCLQIKSLASKRKKLKKRNNYQGHCDIAVINVHVDFTMKMFGKKIKPIKVFGKKILKKEESENKIRLTKTFFSLLSILQNLKRKFSPKVIIIGGDFNLDPDILNIPIMKLYRPVIQDITTIGGKRYDNFLVPYWVGSSGEVIYSLVCQCPTDKVHSSGQVCKEINSYQEVEQMETFRECYKKHISDHFPVTAKLQWIF